Proteins encoded in a region of the Tautonia rosea genome:
- a CDS encoding PH domain-containing protein, whose translation MNQQSSLVYKCPHCQAKAEIGDEMLGQVVNCPRCERPFRVEAPPSFPISDDEAGSVIRKGGAPEVMNPVDQERVLLVLHPAVLKRRIFQTTASILVIIAGSIAMIWGLGSTNPWLGWGGLTAVVIGALDLLYWWFKSLFVTLSVTNRRTILRTGLFAKSTSEVNHDDVRNLQIDQSVIARMLNIGDLRVSSAGQDTIEIRAKAIPDPEAVAAIIREHQD comes from the coding sequence ATGAATCAACAGTCAAGTCTTGTCTATAAGTGTCCGCATTGTCAGGCGAAGGCAGAGATCGGCGACGAAATGCTCGGTCAGGTCGTCAACTGCCCGCGATGCGAGCGGCCCTTTCGAGTCGAAGCCCCACCGTCATTTCCGATCAGTGACGACGAAGCCGGCTCGGTCATCCGCAAGGGTGGAGCACCGGAGGTGATGAACCCCGTTGATCAGGAACGGGTGCTTCTCGTCCTTCATCCGGCAGTGCTCAAGCGTCGAATTTTTCAGACGACGGCCTCGATCCTTGTCATCATTGCCGGCAGCATCGCCATGATCTGGGGACTGGGGAGTACGAACCCCTGGCTCGGCTGGGGCGGACTGACTGCCGTGGTGATTGGAGCACTTGACCTGCTCTACTGGTGGTTCAAGTCCCTTTTCGTCACACTCTCTGTGACCAACCGTCGGACCATCCTGCGGACCGGGCTGTTCGCGAAGTCCACCAGTGAGGTCAATCACGACGACGTTCGGAACCTTCAGATCGATCAATCGGTCATCGCTCGCATGCTCAACATCGGTGATCTGCGGGTTTCCAGCGCCGGCCAGGATACCATCGAGATCCGGGCCAAGGCGATTCCGGATCCTGAAGCAGTGGCAGCCATTATCCGAGAACACCAGGATTAA
- a CDS encoding DUF2254 domain-containing protein, with translation MRDDPEPSSNSSLNLPTARIARPSRLSYPGGTMRLRYHWDWLRSGYLFVPSLMVLLALAMALLAIELDGYLYGDGRIIEHWYAQGGPDEARTILGMIAGSMITIVGIVYSIAMVNLTLASDQFGPRLIRTFMTDMGTQLVLGAFLATFVYSVMVLLAIESGANAPGPSAASSARTGDVDAEVWAALPEPTSFVPVISIWLGVGLALVCLGMLIYFIHHVAQAIQAPNVIDSVARELERSIRRHFPEARDSIEAIGPSTVREALDDDLPPDFDEQARPLPVAVSGYLQFIDHEALVQICSEAHLVMRLDQRPGDFVVAGGSVGLVWPPDRVSEEIERRLRSVFLIGVQRTPPEDVEFSISQLVEIAVRALGNNDPFTAINCVDRLGAAMCLLVGRKIPSRKRFDSDGQIRVIARATRFGGIINTAFDQIRQYGADDTALTIRLLEVIALIASRVDNLTDGAALLRQAVMIERGSRQTIVEEYDRRDIAERFQDILNQLDLQDVTGEVDRWQPRRVKV, from the coding sequence GTGCGAGATGATCCCGAGCCCTCGTCGAATTCGAGCCTCAATCTTCCGACGGCTCGCATCGCCCGCCCCTCCCGCCTGTCCTACCCGGGGGGAACGATGCGCCTGCGATATCATTGGGACTGGCTCAGGTCGGGCTACCTGTTCGTTCCCTCGCTGATGGTCTTGCTCGCCCTCGCGATGGCCTTGCTGGCGATCGAGCTGGACGGCTACCTCTACGGCGACGGACGAATCATTGAACACTGGTATGCGCAAGGAGGTCCTGACGAGGCTCGGACCATCCTGGGCATGATCGCCGGCTCAATGATCACGATTGTTGGCATCGTCTACTCGATCGCCATGGTCAACCTGACACTCGCCTCTGATCAGTTCGGCCCGCGCCTGATCCGCACGTTCATGACCGACATGGGTACGCAGCTCGTGCTCGGGGCCTTTCTCGCAACGTTCGTGTACAGCGTGATGGTTCTGCTGGCGATCGAAAGCGGAGCCAATGCTCCAGGCCCGAGCGCTGCGTCGTCGGCTCGAACGGGAGATGTCGACGCCGAGGTCTGGGCCGCCTTGCCCGAGCCAACCTCCTTCGTTCCCGTGATCTCGATCTGGCTGGGAGTTGGCCTGGCCTTGGTCTGCTTGGGAATGCTCATTTACTTTATCCACCACGTTGCTCAGGCAATCCAGGCTCCGAACGTCATTGACTCGGTCGCTCGGGAGCTTGAGCGTTCGATCCGCCGCCACTTTCCGGAAGCCCGCGATTCGATCGAGGCAATTGGGCCTTCAACCGTTCGCGAAGCCCTTGACGACGATCTCCCTCCGGATTTCGACGAGCAGGCGCGCCCCCTGCCGGTCGCCGTCTCCGGGTATCTTCAGTTCATTGATCACGAGGCACTTGTTCAAATTTGCTCGGAAGCGCATCTTGTCATGCGACTCGATCAACGCCCAGGCGACTTCGTGGTGGCGGGTGGTTCGGTGGGCTTGGTCTGGCCGCCGGATCGGGTGAGTGAGGAGATCGAACGCCGGCTCCGGAGCGTCTTCTTGATTGGGGTTCAGCGGACTCCTCCGGAGGATGTCGAGTTCTCGATCAGCCAGCTTGTCGAGATTGCTGTCCGAGCCCTCGGAAACAACGACCCCTTCACCGCAATCAATTGCGTCGATCGGTTGGGAGCCGCCATGTGCTTGCTAGTGGGACGCAAGATCCCCTCCCGAAAACGCTTCGACAGCGACGGGCAAATTCGCGTCATTGCCCGAGCAACCCGTTTCGGCGGGATCATCAATACCGCCTTTGACCAAATTCGCCAGTACGGTGCCGATGATACGGCTCTAACCATCCGCTTGCTTGAGGTGATCGCCCTCATTGCCTCTCGAGTCGATAATCTGACCGACGGGGCAGCCTTGCTTCGCCAGGCCGTGATGATCGAACGTGGCAGCCGCCAAACCATCGTCGAGGAATACGATCGCCGCGACATCGCCGAGCGGTTCCAGGACATCCTCAACCAACTTGATTTACAGGACGTTACGGGAGAGGTCGATCGCTGGCAACCAAGACGGGTCAAAGTCTAG
- a CDS encoding hybrid sensor histidine kinase/response regulator, producing MRHADMVHRYTIALLSVTLAFVLRWAIDPVTDQEFGPFLFFAGAVTVSAWYGGLMPGLLALGLAVVASVVAFLPPIGAFWFSDPGEFTPVLAFVLEGLIICMVCQMLHQARARAERSTAEAHEALRARRTSEARFRRLAESGVIGVIEGRDESILEANDAFLKMLDYPQDQLHGRGLSVAEITPENERAQDEERFDHLFRIGTLPSFEKSYLTSDGRSVPVLVGGALVEPGGLDWVAFVLDLSRQKGVERALAQAIARAEAANRAKSEFLAVLSHELITPMNVILGMNQLAMAGQSDPTLRDYLATAQDSAEALLALLSDLLDYSSIEIGGLDLDPAPFHLRVMLDRVIRPLTDRAARKGLELTAEVADGVPEVLVGDVRRLRQILVNLIDNAIKFTEAGAVTLTIRLDPNDRPAADPDVVKVWFEVADTGIGIDPNDRERIFSPFTQIDASTTRPYSGTGLGLSICRQIAHLMGGEIHLESMPGQGSRFRALVSLQKGAEDGPQPPTSPPDLNGVPVLVVDPLPSSRTVAESILAGWSMRPVLASDGPTALALLTEAADRGKPFPLVLVDAQMPSLDGDTVASRIHRERLAGATVLMQSPTDRDPDASEGAAVPEVEAILEKPITPARLLDAIVKVLETRPPNDPEENRTPGSDTPQPGTERSLHILLAEDTPANQKLAMAVLRRRGHQVDLATNGQEAVDLALRSRYDVILMDLQMPVMDGLQATSTIRAPGGSINSNVPIVALTAHTMRDDRHRCLQVGMNHYLAKPIDIQELVSVVESYARSSNDRSDRETSSEGIPRLFGNGSPPGAIDRTNVGTEPLTHLGQSLQKPAQEKLVNQDHEPVYHRQAALKRLGGDEELFRDMIGFFLEDFPELLDQLRRGLLSDDARVVERAAHSLKGLTASCGSGPARKAAGRVEQIGRENRLADAPEAVEHLVAELQRLQEVLTADRDAMAR from the coding sequence ATGCGTCACGCTGACATGGTCCACCGCTACACAATCGCCCTGCTGAGCGTCACCCTGGCGTTTGTGCTGAGATGGGCCATTGATCCGGTGACCGACCAGGAGTTCGGCCCCTTTCTTTTCTTTGCCGGAGCCGTGACGGTCAGTGCCTGGTACGGGGGCTTGATGCCCGGCTTACTCGCGCTCGGCCTTGCGGTCGTTGCCTCGGTCGTGGCGTTCTTGCCGCCGATCGGCGCCTTCTGGTTCTCGGATCCCGGAGAATTCACGCCAGTTCTGGCATTTGTGCTTGAAGGTTTGATTATTTGCATGGTCTGTCAGATGTTGCACCAGGCGAGAGCCCGCGCCGAGCGGTCCACTGCCGAGGCACATGAAGCCCTTCGCGCGCGCCGGACAAGCGAAGCCCGATTTCGCCGCCTGGCCGAGTCGGGCGTGATCGGCGTGATCGAGGGGCGAGACGAGTCGATTCTGGAGGCCAACGACGCGTTTCTGAAGATGCTGGATTACCCCCAGGATCAGTTGCACGGACGGGGCCTGAGCGTTGCTGAGATCACCCCTGAGAACGAACGAGCGCAGGACGAGGAGCGTTTTGATCATTTGTTCCGGATCGGCACGCTTCCCTCCTTTGAGAAATCCTACCTGACTTCCGACGGCCGATCGGTTCCGGTGCTGGTGGGGGGGGCACTGGTAGAGCCAGGGGGCCTCGACTGGGTCGCGTTCGTACTCGATCTGAGCCGTCAGAAGGGTGTTGAGCGTGCGCTGGCCCAGGCAATCGCTCGGGCCGAGGCCGCCAACCGGGCCAAGAGTGAATTCCTGGCGGTCCTGAGCCACGAACTGATCACACCGATGAACGTGATCCTCGGCATGAATCAACTGGCCATGGCTGGGCAGAGTGACCCGACCCTTCGCGACTACCTGGCCACGGCTCAGGACTCGGCCGAGGCCCTGCTGGCCTTGCTCAGCGACTTGCTCGATTACTCCTCGATCGAGATCGGCGGTCTTGATCTCGATCCGGCTCCCTTCCACCTGCGGGTGATGCTCGACCGGGTTATCCGACCTCTGACCGACCGAGCCGCCCGCAAGGGGTTGGAACTGACGGCCGAAGTGGCCGACGGGGTGCCGGAGGTACTGGTCGGGGACGTCCGTCGACTGCGACAGATCCTCGTCAACCTGATCGACAACGCGATCAAGTTTACCGAGGCGGGAGCCGTGACCCTGACCATCAGGCTCGACCCGAACGACCGGCCAGCAGCCGACCCGGACGTGGTGAAGGTCTGGTTCGAGGTGGCCGACACCGGCATCGGGATCGACCCGAATGACCGCGAGCGTATCTTCTCGCCCTTCACCCAGATCGACGCCTCGACCACCCGGCCGTACTCGGGGACTGGTCTGGGGTTGTCGATCTGTCGGCAAATCGCCCATTTGATGGGGGGCGAGATCCACCTGGAGAGTATGCCTGGGCAGGGTAGTCGATTTCGGGCCCTGGTCTCGTTGCAGAAAGGGGCCGAGGATGGGCCGCAACCACCGACCTCGCCGCCCGATCTCAATGGGGTGCCGGTTCTGGTCGTCGATCCTCTCCCGTCGAGCCGGACCGTGGCGGAGTCGATCCTGGCCGGCTGGTCGATGCGACCGGTCCTCGCTTCCGACGGCCCGACCGCGCTGGCCTTGCTGACGGAGGCGGCCGATCGGGGAAAGCCGTTCCCTCTGGTCCTCGTCGATGCTCAGATGCCCAGTCTCGATGGGGATACCGTGGCCTCTCGCATCCATCGGGAGCGTCTGGCCGGAGCAACGGTCCTGATGCAATCGCCGACCGACCGCGACCCGGACGCGTCTGAAGGAGCAGCCGTTCCCGAGGTCGAGGCGATTCTGGAGAAACCGATCACTCCCGCTCGGCTGCTCGATGCGATTGTCAAGGTTCTGGAGACCCGACCCCCGAACGATCCCGAGGAGAACCGCACGCCTGGATCGGACACGCCGCAGCCGGGTACGGAGCGCTCCTTGCACATCTTGCTTGCCGAGGACACGCCGGCCAATCAAAAGCTTGCCATGGCCGTGCTCCGGCGCCGAGGCCATCAGGTTGATCTGGCCACTAACGGCCAGGAGGCGGTTGATCTGGCACTCCGATCGCGGTACGACGTGATCTTGATGGACCTTCAGATGCCGGTGATGGACGGCCTTCAAGCCACCTCGACCATCCGAGCCCCCGGCGGATCGATCAATTCCAATGTGCCGATTGTCGCTCTGACCGCCCACACCATGCGCGATGACCGCCATCGGTGTCTCCAGGTCGGAATGAATCATTATCTGGCCAAGCCGATTGATATCCAGGAGTTGGTGAGTGTTGTTGAGTCTTATGCAAGGTCATCGAATGATCGCTCGGATCGGGAGACTTCGTCGGAGGGAATTCCCCGTCTCTTCGGGAACGGCTCGCCACCAGGTGCGATTGACCGGACCAACGTTGGGACCGAGCCCCTGACTCATCTGGGCCAATCGTTGCAGAAACCCGCGCAGGAGAAGCTGGTGAATCAGGATCATGAGCCCGTGTATCACCGTCAGGCCGCTCTGAAGCGTTTGGGAGGAGATGAAGAATTATTCCGTGATATGATCGGATTCTTTCTCGAAGACTTCCCGGAACTGCTCGATCAGCTCCGCCGCGGATTGCTGTCCGATGACGCCAGGGTCGTTGAACGGGCCGCCCATAGCCTGAAAGGACTGACCGCAAGTTGCGGCTCTGGTCCAGCCAGGAAGGCGGCAGGGCGTGTCGAACAGATCGGCCGCGAAAACCGCCTGGCCGATGCCCCCGAAGCCGTCGAGCACCTTGTTGCCGAACTGCAACGCTTGCAAGAGGTGCTCACGGCCGATCGGGACGCAATGGCAAGATGA
- a CDS encoding sigma-54-dependent transcriptional regulator, translated as MPLTVVIDDDRSVQHLVGQALKPLKVDVQTASTADEGLELIRKHAPDVVLLDILLPETSGLELYRRVFDLDPKLPIIFITSLSSGETAIEAIKLGAYDYIHKPLDVEQLREKVNQAIEIRRLMHEPVVLPDAGTERSEGELLVGNSQKMMEVYKAIGRVAPQDVTVLIRGESGTGKELVARAIYQHSRRTNGPFLAINCAAIPEGLLESELFGHEKGAFSGAVTTRIGKFEQCDGGTIFLDEIGDMSPVLQSKVLRLLQERQFERVGGNKTIKVDVRIIAATHRDLEKMPEEKFRSDLYYRLNGFVINLPPVRDRGDDLLILIDHFLKRFNRELSKQVQGLSPEALNLMMRYDWPGNVRELQSVLRQALLQSTGPVLIADFLPTDVRTGRRGEPAESASEASSDLDRFIRDRLQAGSKDLHAEAIEFLEALLIRRVLTSTGGNQSRAAEILGIARGSLRNKIRSLGISIDRVVGDAEDENDDPKA; from the coding sequence ATGCCGCTCACCGTGGTCATCGATGACGACCGTTCCGTTCAGCATCTGGTCGGCCAGGCGCTCAAGCCGCTGAAGGTCGATGTGCAAACGGCCTCGACGGCCGATGAAGGTCTGGAACTGATCCGCAAGCATGCGCCGGATGTCGTCTTGCTCGATATCCTCTTGCCGGAAACCTCGGGGCTGGAGCTCTATCGGCGGGTCTTCGACCTCGACCCGAAATTACCGATCATTTTCATCACCAGCCTCTCCTCGGGAGAGACGGCGATCGAGGCCATCAAGCTTGGCGCGTACGACTACATCCACAAGCCGCTGGATGTCGAGCAGCTCCGCGAGAAAGTCAACCAGGCCATCGAGATCCGCCGACTCATGCACGAGCCCGTCGTCCTCCCCGATGCCGGGACCGAGCGGAGCGAAGGGGAACTGCTCGTCGGCAACAGCCAGAAAATGATGGAGGTCTACAAGGCCATCGGTCGGGTCGCCCCGCAGGACGTGACCGTCCTGATCCGGGGGGAAAGCGGCACCGGCAAGGAACTGGTCGCCCGCGCCATCTACCAGCACAGCCGACGCACCAACGGCCCCTTCCTGGCAATCAACTGCGCGGCCATTCCCGAGGGCCTGCTCGAAAGCGAGCTGTTCGGCCACGAAAAAGGGGCCTTCAGCGGCGCCGTCACCACCCGAATCGGCAAGTTCGAGCAGTGCGACGGCGGCACCATCTTTCTCGACGAGATCGGCGACATGTCTCCGGTCTTGCAGAGCAAGGTCTTGCGGCTCTTGCAGGAGCGGCAATTCGAGCGCGTCGGTGGGAACAAGACGATCAAGGTCGACGTGCGGATCATCGCCGCCACCCACCGCGATCTGGAGAAGATGCCCGAGGAAAAGTTCCGCTCCGACCTGTATTACCGGCTCAACGGCTTCGTCATCAACCTGCCCCCGGTCCGAGACCGCGGCGACGACCTCTTGATTCTCATCGACCACTTCCTCAAACGCTTCAATCGCGAATTGAGCAAGCAGGTCCAGGGACTCTCTCCCGAGGCCCTGAACCTCATGATGCGCTACGACTGGCCCGGCAATGTTCGGGAGCTTCAAAGCGTCTTACGCCAGGCCTTGCTCCAGTCGACCGGCCCAGTCCTGATTGCCGACTTCCTGCCAACGGACGTCCGCACCGGGCGTCGGGGCGAACCGGCCGAGTCGGCCAGCGAGGCCAGCTCCGACCTCGACCGCTTCATCCGCGATCGGCTTCAGGCGGGCTCCAAGGACCTCCACGCCGAGGCCATCGAATTCCTCGAAGCCCTGCTCATCCGTCGTGTCCTCACCAGCACCGGCGGCAACCAGTCCCGCGCAGCAGAGATTCTCGGCATCGCTCGCGGCAGCCTCCGGAACAAGATCCGATCACTCGGCATCTCCATCGACCGTGTCGTGGGTGACGCCGAAGACGAGAACGACGATCCGAAAGCCTGA
- a CDS encoding N-acyl-D-amino-acid deacylase family protein produces MIALRSLLVAVAALLPSLVTASPPDDTLFDLIIRGGRIVDGTGNPWYAGDLGIKGDRIAAVGLIPEDAETARTIDATGLIVAPGFIDIHSHSDFVLFEDGAAESKIRQGVTTDILGEHTSGGPFAEPLELTIDGQPVHISTLADYFDAIEQSGSAINIASYVGLGNIWQAVMGDSFDRPTEEQFQAMEALIDQAMQDGALGLSTMLMHPQSLGTQTDDIVRLARVVAKHGGIYSSHIRTEGLGVLDSIAEAIAIGEQAGLPVDIIHLKIAEQTLWGRMPEIVAMIDAARARGVDVQANVYPYTRGNNNLVSIIPPWAHEGGRDALLTRLADPEIRPRLKQDILKGIPGWYNHYLAVGGDWSRMLISERLSPTNARFEGQTMDVILAGLAADRQPAPDALDLLFDFLIAENGSIGCIYAHHTDEDMTLALRQPWCSVGSDGSALAISGPLRRGHPHPRNFGTFPRVLGVYVREQGLLTLEEAIRKMTSQNALKVGLTDRGLLLPGLAADVTVFDPDQVIDRSTYLEPFQYCDGITHVLVNGRLVLDSGSSTGDRPGLALRPGRP; encoded by the coding sequence ATGATCGCACTTCGCTCCCTCCTGGTCGCCGTCGCTGCCTTGCTTCCGTCCCTTGTGACGGCCAGTCCGCCCGACGACACCCTCTTCGACCTCATCATCCGCGGTGGTCGAATCGTCGACGGCACCGGCAACCCCTGGTACGCCGGTGATCTCGGCATCAAAGGGGACCGCATCGCCGCCGTCGGTCTCATTCCCGAAGACGCTGAAACCGCTCGAACGATCGATGCCACCGGACTCATCGTCGCCCCGGGTTTTATCGACATCCACTCGCATTCCGACTTCGTTCTCTTTGAGGACGGCGCCGCCGAGTCGAAAATCCGCCAGGGAGTCACCACCGACATCCTCGGCGAGCACACCTCCGGCGGCCCCTTCGCCGAGCCTCTTGAGCTGACCATTGACGGTCAACCCGTTCACATTTCCACCCTGGCCGATTACTTCGACGCGATCGAACAGTCCGGCAGCGCCATCAACATCGCCTCGTATGTCGGTCTCGGAAACATCTGGCAGGCCGTCATGGGCGACTCGTTTGACCGCCCGACCGAGGAGCAATTCCAGGCCATGGAAGCCCTGATCGACCAGGCCATGCAGGACGGCGCCCTCGGCCTCTCGACCATGCTCATGCACCCCCAGTCGCTCGGCACCCAGACCGACGACATCGTCCGCCTGGCTCGCGTGGTGGCGAAACACGGCGGCATCTACTCCTCCCACATCCGCACCGAAGGGCTCGGTGTGCTCGACTCCATTGCCGAGGCCATCGCCATCGGCGAGCAGGCCGGGCTGCCCGTCGACATCATTCACCTCAAGATCGCCGAGCAGACCCTCTGGGGCCGGATGCCCGAGATCGTCGCCATGATCGACGCCGCCCGAGCCCGAGGCGTCGACGTTCAGGCCAATGTCTATCCCTACACCCGAGGCAACAACAACCTCGTTAGCATCATCCCCCCCTGGGCCCACGAAGGCGGCCGAGACGCTCTGCTCACCCGCCTGGCCGATCCCGAAATCCGGCCTCGGCTCAAGCAAGACATCCTCAAGGGCATCCCCGGCTGGTACAACCACTATCTTGCCGTCGGCGGCGACTGGTCGCGCATGCTCATCTCCGAGCGCCTCAGCCCGACCAATGCTCGCTTTGAGGGGCAGACGATGGACGTCATCCTCGCCGGCCTCGCCGCCGATCGCCAACCGGCCCCCGATGCGCTTGACCTCCTGTTCGACTTCCTCATCGCCGAAAACGGTTCGATCGGCTGCATCTACGCCCACCACACCGACGAGGACATGACCCTCGCCCTCCGGCAACCCTGGTGCTCGGTCGGCTCCGACGGCTCGGCCCTCGCCATCTCAGGCCCGCTCCGCCGTGGCCATCCCCATCCGCGCAACTTCGGCACCTTCCCTCGCGTGCTGGGCGTTTACGTCCGCGAACAGGGCTTGCTCACGCTTGAAGAAGCCATTCGCAAGATGACTTCCCAGAACGCCCTGAAGGTCGGCCTCACCGACCGCGGCTTGTTGCTCCCCGGTCTTGCGGCCGACGTCACCGTCTTCGACCCCGACCAGGTGATCGACCGCTCGACCTATCTCGAACCCTTCCAGTACTGCGACGGCATCACTCACGTTCTCGTCAACGGTCGTCTCGTGCTCGATTCCGGCAGCTCGACCGGCGATCGGCCCGGCCTTGCCCTGCGTCCCGGTCGCCCCTGA
- a CDS encoding gamma-glutamyltransferase family protein: MIARVLMFAIVLMPFSARSQDDRARPTRPPADSAIGWHASGQSGAVVAGGAESVEAGMAILQQGGNAIDAAVGTLLALSVTDAHLFCFGGEVPILIYDAERGVVESIAGQGAAPRLATLEHFEAKGGIPRSGIESAAVPAFLDACLTALDRSGSMSFTQVVAPTLQILDRGEHPWHANLARTLRRLIEAEAAASDRRQGLRLVANVFYRGPIAVEIDAWSRAHGGLIRYADLATHVTRVEEPVSLNYRGHRILKCGPWTQGPALLQALQILEAFDLSSHSSGDPDAIHLQTEALKLAFADRDEYYADPLYAPVPLNLLLNSDYAASRRSLIDPDRASLDRIPGDPAAGQARLDPERSTVRIGTDGPSLDTTTCIVADSLGNVVAATPSGWSGVLAGETGVWLGSRLQSFNTWPNHPNVIEPGKRPRITLTPTIVLKDETPVIAVSVAGGDAQDQSTLQMLTNLIDFGLSPSEAVTAPRFNSEHLVGSFGQPAPELGLLRIDPRVGDEVLAELEARGHRIQPSRSPVGSNPTVLRIHPDTGLIEAAGCPDSRRHAAAY, translated from the coding sequence ATGATTGCTCGCGTCTTGATGTTCGCGATTGTCCTCATGCCTTTCTCGGCCCGATCGCAGGACGACCGCGCCCGGCCAACCCGCCCTCCCGCCGATTCCGCGATCGGCTGGCACGCCTCTGGTCAGTCCGGGGCGGTCGTTGCCGGCGGTGCCGAGTCGGTCGAGGCCGGTATGGCCATCCTTCAGCAAGGCGGCAACGCCATCGACGCCGCCGTCGGCACCCTGCTGGCCCTCAGCGTCACCGATGCTCACCTGTTCTGTTTCGGCGGCGAGGTTCCCATCCTCATCTATGATGCCGAGCGCGGCGTGGTCGAATCGATCGCCGGTCAAGGAGCCGCCCCTCGACTCGCCACCCTGGAACACTTCGAGGCCAAAGGAGGCATCCCCCGTTCCGGGATCGAATCGGCCGCCGTCCCCGCGTTCCTCGATGCCTGCCTGACCGCGCTTGATCGTTCCGGCTCGATGAGCTTCACCCAGGTGGTCGCCCCAACCCTTCAGATCCTCGACCGCGGCGAGCACCCCTGGCACGCCAACCTCGCCCGCACCCTCCGACGCCTCATCGAGGCCGAGGCCGCCGCCTCCGACCGCCGCCAGGGGCTCCGCCTCGTGGCCAACGTCTTCTATCGAGGGCCGATCGCTGTCGAGATCGACGCCTGGTCCCGCGCCCACGGCGGCCTCATTCGTTACGCCGATCTGGCCACCCACGTCACCCGAGTCGAGGAACCCGTCTCCCTCAACTACCGCGGCCACCGTATCCTCAAGTGCGGCCCGTGGACCCAGGGACCCGCCTTGCTTCAAGCATTGCAGATTCTGGAAGCGTTTGATCTCTCTTCGCATTCCTCTGGCGATCCCGACGCCATTCACCTTCAGACCGAGGCCCTCAAGCTCGCGTTCGCCGACCGCGACGAGTATTACGCCGACCCCCTCTATGCCCCCGTCCCGTTGAACCTGCTCCTGAACTCCGACTACGCCGCTTCCCGCCGCTCGTTGATCGACCCCGACCGCGCCTCGCTCGACCGCATTCCCGGCGACCCCGCCGCAGGCCAGGCTCGGCTCGATCCTGAGCGCTCAACCGTTCGGATCGGCACTGATGGCCCCTCACTCGACACCACCACCTGCATCGTCGCCGATTCGTTAGGCAACGTCGTCGCCGCCACCCCAAGCGGCTGGTCCGGCGTCCTGGCCGGTGAGACTGGTGTCTGGCTCGGCTCTCGTTTGCAAAGCTTCAACACCTGGCCGAACCACCCCAACGTCATCGAGCCCGGCAAACGCCCCCGCATTACCCTCACCCCGACAATCGTCCTCAAGGATGAGACGCCCGTCATCGCCGTCAGTGTCGCCGGAGGGGACGCGCAGGATCAATCCACCTTACAGATGCTCACCAACCTGATTGATTTCGGGCTGTCACCGTCCGAGGCGGTCACGGCCCCCCGGTTCAATTCCGAGCACCTCGTCGGTTCGTTCGGACAGCCCGCCCCCGAGCTGGGCCTGCTCCGAATCGACCCCCGCGTGGGTGACGAGGTCCTGGCCGAGCTTGAAGCCCGCGGCCACCGCATCCAACCCTCGCGATCCCCGGTCGGCTCCAACCCGACCGTCCTCCGCATCCACCCCGACACCGGCCTGATCGAAGCTGCCGGCTGCCCCGACTCTCGACGCCACGCCGCTGCTTACTGA